In the Sandaracinus amylolyticus genome, GATCGTCCGGACGCTCACGGAAGGCGGTGACATCGAGACCGAGGCGCCGAACGAGGTGCAGGCGGACATCGAGTCGGTGCTCAAGGAGTACCTGCGCCAAGAGCGTCGCGTGACGGACGAGGCGAAGTCCCGGATGGAGATCCGGGGCATGACCTACAGCGAGCTGGGGAAGATGAAGTCCCAGGTCGCCAAGGACCTGAAGCTCTCGACCGGCGAGGACACGCTCCCGTACATCCTCGAGCAAGTGCTCGAGATGCTCTTCCACAGCAACAACGTGGAAGAGGTGTTCGCGGAGGACAACGTGCTCCGCAAGAAGATCACCGCGATCCTGCGCCGCCACATGGACGTGGAGCAGGAGCTCGATCGCGAGGTGCGCTCGAAGATCAAGAACCTCGAGGAAGGCACCGCCGCGTTCGAGACCGAGTACGCGCGCGTGATGGATCAGATCAAGCGCAACAAGAGGCTCACCTGAGCCGGGCGCCCTGAGCGGCGCGTCGAGGATCTCCCATGCACGAGAGCGCCACCCCGACACTGCGGAGCATGACGGGGCACGGCCTCGGCGAGGCCCCGCTCGGGCCCGGGCGCGTGCACATCGAGATCCGCTCGGTGAACCACCGCTATCTCGAGGTGCGAGTGCGACTACCCGCCGAGGTGGTCGAGCACACGGGGTTCGTCGAGGAGGCGGTGCGCAACGCGCTCGGGCGAGGGCGCGTCGAGGTGACGGGGCGCATCTCGGGCGACGCGATCGGCGCACCGG is a window encoding:
- a CDS encoding DUF507 family protein gives rise to the protein MRLFSGKVPVIAQEIVRTLTEGGDIETEAPNEVQADIESVLKEYLRQERRVTDEAKSRMEIRGMTYSELGKMKSQVAKDLKLSTGEDTLPYILEQVLEMLFHSNNVEEVFAEDNVLRKKITAILRRHMDVEQELDREVRSKIKNLEEGTAAFETEYARVMDQIKRNKRLT